TCGCTGCTGTTCACCTTGGCCAAAATCATGGCCCCCACCAGCACCTTGCGCCTTGTTTCGTTCTTGCGCTCTTGCTGCTGTTCCCTTGCCCGCACCCGCTGAATTTCGGCATTGATTCGCGCTCGTTGTTCTTCGAGCTTGGCCAGCCGATCCGCCGCCTTGTTGCTCCCCTTAACCATCTTGACACCCCATTGTTAATGTGCTGTCTCGTAGGCTATCATGGAGGCACAGCGGCGGCAATCCCGACCCTACTTTGTAGGGGAGGGCGCACTTACCGGTTTCTCTTCGAGAAACTGGCCTAACGGCCACCCTTCGGGCGGTGCGCTCTCCGAGGGCCATTGCATGGAGCCGAAAAGCAAAAGCAACAGCGAGGCAGCATGGCGATTTATCACCTTACGGCGAAAACCGGCAGCAGGTCGGGCGGCCAATCGGCCAGGGCCAAGGCCGACTACATCCAGCGCGAAGGCAAGTATGCCCGCGACATGGATGAAGTCTTGCACGCCGAATCCGGGCACATGCCGGAGTTCGTCGAGCGGCCCGCCGACTACTGGGATGCTGCCGACCTGTATGAACGCGCCAATGGGCGGCTGTTCAAGGAGGTCGAATTTGCCCTGCCGGTCGAGCTGACCCTCGACCAGCAGAAGGCGCTGGCGTCCGAGTTCGCCCAGCACCTGACCGGTGCCGAGCGCCTGCCGTATACGCTGGCCATCCATGCCGGTGGCGGCGAGAACCCGCACTGCCACCTGATGATCTCCGAGC
The sequence above is a segment of the Providencia huaxiensis genome. Coding sequences within it:
- a CDS encoding mobilization protein C; translated protein: MVKGSNKAADRLAKLEEQRARINAEIQRVRAREQQQERKNETRRKVLVGAMILAKVNSSEWPEDRLMAAMDAYLERDHDRALFGLPPRQKDEPG